The Haliaeetus albicilla chromosome 9, bHalAlb1.1, whole genome shotgun sequence genomic sequence ccacccccagcccacTGCAGCTCCCCCCTCCCTCACCCTGGGCCAGATCCAGTCCCCAGAGCATCCCCTCTACCCTCGGCCAGATCCAGCACCCGCACACCCCAAGGAAGcgtgccccccaccctgggccaccccagccctgtcccagcCTGTGCCATGCCTGCAGGAGACGGGGAACGCAGAGGTGCTCTTCATGCAGCTGGACCTGGCCAGCCTGCGCTCGGTGCGAGCCTTCGCCTCCGCCTTCCTGCGCCAGGAACCCCACCTGCACCTCCTCATCAACAACGCCGGTGAGCGCCGGGACCCCCATCCCCCTTCCCCTTGCACCCCTGGATCACCCACCGTGGGTTGCCATCGCCTCCTTTGCAGGGGTGAGCGTCGGGGGCACGACGGAGGATGGTTTCAGCCTCCCCTTCCAGGTGAACCACCTTGGCCATTTCCTACtcacccagctgctgctggagcggCTGCAGAGCTGCGCGCCCAGCCGCGTGGTCATCGTTGCCTCCCACGCCCACTGCGCCGGCCGCCTGCGCCCCAACACCCTGGGCCGGCCGCCCTCCGGGCTGTTTTCGGCTTTCCAGGACTACTGCGACAGCAAGCTGGCCAACGTGCTGCACGCCCGCGAGCTGGCCACGCGCTTGCAGGGCACCCAGGTGACGTGCTACGCTGTGCACCCAGGTAGGGACCCGGCTCTGCAACCCGGAACTGGGGACGGTGGGACGGGGGTGGGCTCAGCATCAGCATTTGCGTGGGGTGTTCTTTGCATGGGGTGTCCCTTTGTGCAGGGTGGGCTCTGCGTGGTGCGGGCTTTGCACAGGGCTGCCTTTGCACGGTGTTTTTGCACAGTGCAGCCTTCGCACAGAGAATTCCTGCATGTGGAGCATCCCCTCGCGCAGAGCGTCCTCTGCATGGTGTCTCCCTTTGCACGGAGCACAGCGCAACCTTTGCACGGCATCCCTTTGTGCGATGCCCTTTTCACAAGCGCGCCCTTTGCATGAAACATCCCTTTGCGTGGGGTGTCCCTTTGCTGGAGCATCCCTTCGCGCAGCGTCCCTGTGCACGTTGTGTCCCTTTGCACGAAGCGTCCCTTTGCACAGCGCACCCTTGCACAGAGCATACTTTTTTTGCATGGAGCACCGTGCACCCCTGAGCCGTGCGCCACCATCGCAAGGCCAGATGGGGCACAGGCAGCACCCCCGGGGAAGGCTGTGGCAAAGCTGCCCGTGCAAAGGCCACCCTGGCGCGGCCGCTTCCGTTTCTCGCAGCAGAACTGGCTCCCGCGTGGGCTCTTCCCCGCCGGGAGCCGGGATGCTCCACGGCCGCTTCCCCTCGCCCCAGGGTTCGTCAACACGGAGCTCTTCCGCCACACGCCGCTCTGGCTGAAGCCGCTCTTCCTGCCGCTGGCCTGGCTCTTCTTCCTCGACGCGGCCGAAGGCGCCCAGACCTCCCTCCACTGCGCCACGCAGGAGGGCCTCGAGCGTTTCAGCGGACGCTACTTCGCCGACTGCCGTCTGCAGGAACCGTGGCCGCCGGCCCGCGATGACCGGCTGGCCCGGGCGCTCTGGGAGGCCAGCGAGAGACTGGTGGGACTGGGGGGGCCCGGGGAGAACCCCTCGCCGGCCCCTGCTGCTGTCATACAATAAAAGTGACGGTGGCGAAAAGGGAGGGAGCCCCGGGTTGGGTGTGAAATGGAGcctgaggaggaggcagaggacggtccacgggggggggggaacctgAGTGGGGGGCAGCGGCCATGTTTGTGGGGCTCTCGCGACGCAGCCGCCCCGCCTTGCTCACGCACGCACGCGGCGCCCAACATGGCGGCTGCGCGGGATGCTCGGCCCCGCCCTCGAGGTGAGGCGCGGCGGAAGCACTGACCTTCCCAACATGGCTGCGCCCGCTGGTCGCCGCCGCGACGTGCGACGCGCGGGGGCGGGGCGACGCGGGGGGTTGTGGGAacgggcggtggcggcggcggcggcggttgCGGGCAACGGGCACCATGGGCAACTGCCACACGGTGGGGCCCAACGAGGCTCTGGTGGTGTCAGGTACGGCCGGTGTCtcgcaggggctggggagggtgtCCCTGCcgtgggggggggaggagagggggccTGAGGGGTCCCTGTCGTGGGCGGGACCCTGTCATGGGGGGGGTCTCTGTCATGGGGGGGTTCCTGAGGGAATTGGGGGGGGAGGCTGTCTGTAATGGAGTCTACTAGGAGGGGGCCCAGGTGGGAattggggggggtcctggctgTGAGGGGACTCTTGGGGGTCCCTGAAATGGGTGTTGGGGGGAATGTCTCTGTCCTGAGGGGGTTTTGGGGCACTGAGGGGGGACCCTGcgatggagggggggggggtgtcctgtCACGGAGGGGCACTGGGGAGGGGGTCCCTGCCTTGAGGGGACCCAGGGAGGTGGTGCAGAATGAGAGGCCCTGCCTGGGTGGGGAGTGTGGGATCTGGGGGGTGTGTTTGGGGgtgcctgctgcaggctgctctgtgatttggggggggggggaatccccTGTAGGAGTACTGGGGTGTTGTGGCGGGAGGTCCTTCCTTGATGGGGCACTGGGGAGGGGGTCTCTGTCATGAGGAGGCATTGCGGCATTGTTTGGGGGGTGTCCTGCGGTGGGTGGgcactggggtgctgggggtgtcCATGTGGACCCTGGGGCTCCCCGGGGTGGGGGTCCCCGCAGCGCAGAGAGCGGTGGGTGAGGTTGCGATGCCAGCGGCAcgccccagtgctgctgctgctgctgctgctgcttttggatGATATCAAGCAGTGGCACCAGCAAGGCTGCCAGGCTCTGGGCCGCTGCCAACAGCCCTTAGCTTGGATTGCCAAGAAACCATCCTGTTTCTGGGGGGCAGGTTGGCTttcctggggagggagagctggGTGTGAGCATCCTGCTGGGGCAGAGAGGGCAGCTTAGGGCAGGGCACCACGGGCCTGTCCCTGGGGTGCCTTTCGCATCCACCATATCCTACTGCTGCTTTGTTACTAGCACGTCACCTGGCCTCTCGGTGGTGCTGTCACTGGACGCAGTTGATGCCCACCAGATATGTACAGTTTTCTCTTCAGGCAAGCTGGTTGCTTAGGTTACGGTTAAATAAACCAGCAGTGCAATCCCCTGTGTCTGATTCAACCTGTAGCTGCAGGGTTAAATAAACCAGCAGTGAAATCCCCTGTGTCTGATTCAACCTGTAGCTGCTCCAATACTCTGCCGAAGCTCCTGACTGCACTTTGGCATAGACCAGCCTGCATGCGGACAGGACTTAATTACAGTTAGGTGATGTAACAGCTTGCTGTAAGGGCTGGATGCTCCGCTCTTGTGTGACAGGCTGGGGCCAAGTGCAGGGTAATAACCAGGTTAGATACAGATGTTGGTCACTTCATGTGTCCTCAGTCATGTTACATCCTTTCTGTCAATGCTGGACTAGTTTTGTGGAAGGCGCTTTGACGCTCAGACCTAAACTCACCCCGGGAGAAAATGCATGTGAACGTCAAGGATGTGCTACGATCACAGCTCTGCCATGCATGTGAAACTATGTTGTTATGTTTTTGGAGCCAAAGCCTCCAGCGGGCTGTGGCACTTGCTTTTCTGGCTGGTCTGTTATCAGTTCATCTCTCTTGGGTAACAGACCTGTTACAGGAATTACTGAGGAGATGCCAGAAGCAGGCTGCAGTTTTGGAAACAAGTATGCCTGCTGTGGCAGCTGCTTCTAAGGAGATACAAACCGCACCCACCAGCTGCCTGGAGCAGCAGTATTTCTTGCAGTTTTCCTGGTCTTCTGCACGTTTCTGCAGTTCCCAGCTGGGATCTAGAGCTGATACTGCGCTTCCCTCCAAAGAGACCCCTATCAAAATCTGCGCTGCTTGGTGAAATACCGTGTCCTGCGGGAGGAATCTGGAAGCTGTGCTCCAGGTGTGCCAGGATGCCCTTCGGTCTTAAGAGCTTGATTTTGCTTCTGTTCAGCTCTGAAGTTTACAAAATGCGGCTTGCAGGATGAGCCAGCAGGAATTTGTGGTATCTGGTTGCAGTTCCAAGCATTATGCTTTCCCACAGCCGGGAGCGGCAAGCCGAGGACACTCCTCGATGTACAGCCACATTCTGGGAAGGGAGCATAAATCATGCCAGGCTCTGCAAGTCAGAATTggtttcagtgctgccaccagACAtggttttcctctgctgctgcccaatGTGGTCTGCAAACGCTTGCTGTCTCCTGAGAGCACCGGCTGTGAGCTTCAGGGGCAGCCCGAGAGGTTGTGGGAGCTCTGTAGAGCCCCGCAGCTCCTCTGCGCTTATGTGCAGAGTGAACGCCAGGGCATTAGTGGGAGGGAGGCGTGTAACTACAAGCAGTTGTGGTTCCAGGAACTTGATCCGTGTCTCTCCggggaaaagcagagaggaCCTTGGGGGCCAGCATTTATTTGTGTGACACTAGGTTggatttggggagggaggaggaagggaagaataAACCAACAACAAATAATATTAAAAGCAGGCTTTTGGCTTGCAGTCTTGAATTGTCATATAGTTGTTACTTGAAAGACTTTACTTTGCAGGAGGGCACCTCCAAATCATGAAGCTGATTGGAAAGTTTTCTTTATTGTAAATTTAGCCTGTGCCTCTTGAAGGAAGTTTGATCACATGCCTCCCCTGgcatgtggatttttttctgaggagTGGTGTTCTTTCTCCTCACTTTCTTGTGAGACGCTCGAGTTCCTCCAGTGCTCAAGGAGCAGCCAGCCATGCCTTGGGAAGGTCTGTGTGTGCAGGAGCTTCGTAGCCTTATTTGGGAAGCTGCTCCTAGGCACGGGTCGGCGTTCCCACTGACACTTGCGTCCTTCCCCTGTGGAGCAACACGGATCTCCTTCTAAGAAATTGCACGTGGTTAGCCAATCCATCCGTGAAATGTAGACCCTAGGCTTTGTAAGAATGCTCCACAAAGCCCTACGGAGACAGTGATGGTCTCTGCAGAATGTGGGTCTAACTTTGCTGGAGGGTAGCCACGCTTGGGAGCCTCCCGGTGAGGTTTGGTGCAAGCTCTGAGGAGGCTTTGGCAGGCACCTGGCCCATCACTGTGTCCTCTCCAAGCACAGCTGCAGCCAGTCACATTTTCAGGGAGATACACAAAGTACCTGTTCGTCCTGATATCAAAATGTTCCCACCAGCTAAATAAGTTGTCTCAGATGCATAATGCTGGTTTTGGGTTACAGTCTGGTTGAATACAGCTTTTGTGGCTAAGGATGGATCTGCTAATTTTGAAATACAATGCTATAATATTTATGCAGAGACTTATAATAAAGAGGTATCATTTATAATGGCCGCGTTCATCTTACAGTTACCATAAGTAAATAGCGTTGCCCGAAACTCTACAGTTggggcattttccttctggctgTTGAGGGCAGTAGGGTGGCACCACGCAGCAATGGTCCAGCAGCCAGAGGAGCCTCGAGGTGAGCACCTGGAGATATGTGAGCACAAGGGGAAGGTTGGTACAGCCCACCATGTTCCTGGGTCAGAACAAACTGCCGTTTCATCGAAAGTTCAGGATgtgaaaggtggaaaaaaagtcGGCGGAGTTGCAGTCCAGTCAACCTAGCTTTATTTCCTGGGAGAGtatcaaaacaaatacattgCTTGTAAATGCCTAGAAGAAAACAACTACATTGTATTTGCTGAGTATGAGCTGTGCCTGGCTGATCTGACTTCCCTCTCAGGTGAGTTAGCACTCTAAAGGaatgagaagaaacagcagGTATTGTACACCTTGCCTTTGCTAAGGCTTGTTATGCTCTTACAATTTCTCAGAAGTCAGCTTGAGAATTATGGTCCAGCCCAGTTTCTCAATCTCTGTCAAAGTAAGAAAAGAGCTAGCAGTTAATTCCAGTTTTGTGTAAACATTTCCTGCCGCACCCCAGCAGTCAGGGGTAGTTAACCCTTCTGGAGCTGCTCTAAGCTCTCACATTCTGTTACAGCATCCTTCTTATTGCTGCAAGAGGAACTGGTCATGATTTTGAGCCAGTGTGACTGTGCTGTTTTTATGGTACTTCTCGAAGTTTTGCAAGCCTGAAATAAAGGCTTCTTGAGGCTTTGCAAGCCCTTCCTGCACAAAAGGAACTTAGGCAGCTCCTCTGTGGTGTTTCCTTCTCAGGAGGTAGTTCTTCAGCTTTTTGCCGGTGGTGGAGCTCAAGGTTCCCCTTGTCAGGTGCTTGTTAAATCTCCAAGACTTGCAAATTACTCTTCAGAAAGCATAGCAGGAGAAAGAGGTGGACAGAATTGCCTTGGGGCTTTCCTTTTGGTTTCCAAGAGGTATTCTAGGGTAGTATGTCTGTAGTTTTGTTGTATAACTTCATTGTGGTTTGTCTTCTCCAAGTTTCTGTTCACAAGATGAGTTAAACTAAACATgtgttttttaaacttgctttgTAGTATTGATAGCCGTAGTTTAAAACAAGTCATTTTGATATAGATTACATCCAAAACAAGCTAGCCAGCATAATCTGCTTTTGTCTGCTGTAGTGACCGTCAAAGGATTTTATGGATTCAACTTGGAACCctgcatcttttaaaataaatttttgttaaCCTTGTACCGTTTCTGCATGTGGACAAAGCCTAATTTATATGCACAGCAGGGCCTAAGAACCAGACACTGACTTTAGTCTAGACCCTGCTTTATTATGTGATTTTCTTTATGTATGcctttgcctttttctctcctctccattATGTCTTTTGTCAGTAACTGTTttcaattatcttttttttccctgtctttctgCACTTGCTTGTTAACACCCCATGACATTTCCCAgcacagggctgtttctctAACAAACCCAGCTTCTGTCGGACTGGACCAAGCTGCTTATTCCCAACTTCAGTGGTGGgtcctcctggaggaggagactCCAGCACCAGATTGCCCTGAACAGAGGCATGAAGATGGCAGCTCTCTCTGTGCAGGTGAAGGCAGTGGTGTCTTCTTGGTTCTTGTCTTCAGCCTGCGACAGTCTTTGGGAAGAAATATAGTTACTGAGTTATCATAGCAGCCTGTTTACCATGACCTGATTTCTGAACACTCACCGCTTCCTGCCAGAATACAAGTGCGTTGCCTCGAGTTACCTTAGGAGAGCAAATAACAGAGAGCTTGTTCACAACCTCAAATTGTCCCAGCTTTGATGTTTTGAGCCCTGTATCTCCGTAACTGTTGGGGCTCCTGTTCTTTCTTGTGTTCCGTCCATCAGGGCAGCAGCTTCCTGCATCTGTCGAGAGCTCTGTTTATCTACAAACTCCCAAGCGATTAAtctcatttcattaaaaaaaaaaaaaaaaaaaaaaattatgtgctTTCTCCTGGCTCTGGGAATTCTTGCTTGAACATGGGACCCCTTCGTTTGGGAAGAGGCCAAGCTGGATGGCAGCTTCCCGGCTATGAATCCTCCATTTGTAGTGCGCCTGGCCGCCGTACACTGCCCCGGAAGAGGGACGGTGGATGTTTGTGGAAGCAGTGGCCAAGTGGCTGTGAGACTCAGGCTGCTAGAACAGTGGGTGTATTATAGCTGGAAAAGGCAATTTCTCTGCCAAATCTCATTGTGCAAGAGGGTTTATTCTTTAGCCTTGCAAAGATTTCGCTTTGTTGGTTcctttttcacttgctttctgAGACTTGGGAAagaggctgcagggctgcaaTGGAAAATGAGCGTTCAGCTCATCTGACTTGCGTTACCAGGACGGAGCTCTGCTGCGCTCAGACGTCCAGCTTGCATGAAAGCAACCAGCTGGCATCCCGCTCCTGTTTAATGTGTTagttttccctgcttttcttaTGCTTTGAACACTTTTTGACATATAATCTAGCTTGGTAAACTGTGCTGTGCAGCAGTGTTGTGTAGCACTGGGAAGCAAACATGGGGCTTGCTTTGGATGTGCTACTAAATAAGGTATTTCCTTGCATTGCCcgcaaaagaaaagaaacgtCTGTGTGGAGAGGCACATTCTTGTAACAACAGTGGGTTTAGGGTGCAGAGTTTTCTCAGAACATTATTATGAAATTATTACCAGAGGTTTGGTAAAGACCACATAGACCCTGTGAAATAAAATACCTTTCCACGTGGGGCTGCTTTTCCCGACTGCCAGGAACACCTCCCTTCCTGTTCTTGGAAAACAAGGGCCTGGCGAAAAGGCTGAACTAACCGGGCTGACGTCCTCCAAGAAACGCTAAAAGGCGTTGTGGTTAATACGATGCAGGATATTGTATCATCAGCTCCTGTAACTCCTTGCCTGGCTGAAATAGCCTTCCAGCTACAGGAAGAAGCTATCCAGAAGGCGTCTCGGAGGTGGCAGAATATTCCTCTAGGCTGTGGAGCGCAGGAGACCTGAAAAAGTGTGTAAATCTGTCTCACATTTGTGTTTACTTCCTACTGAAATCAGAAGGTGAAGAATTGTAGATGAGGCCGATGTGCCGGTTTATCAACCATTGCATGGAAGCCAGTGAAGCAGGCAGTATCTTTAGCTGATGGTGGAAGATGGCCAAACACTtgaggatggagaggaggaggaggaggatggggaagaaagagTTCCCTCCTGCGGTCCAGAGGGCCCTGCCAGCATGCTGGCCTGGACGTGTACTGCCTTTGCTTCTTCATTTTGACCTACTGCAGCAAACTTAACAATCGTCGTCTTCCTTGAAGGGGCTGTCTTCTGTGGCTGCGGTATGCTGGCTTCATAgttctccctttcccctcccacaaCACAAAGCTCCCACAGCGCTGCAGCCACGTTGTTTTCCCTGTGTGCCCGCTCTTCCTCTGCGCTGGCTCTGTCTTGCCTGCGTAAATACGTCCCGCAGGGCTAAAACTGTCTGTTGCTCTGTTGGTACAGCGCTTGTCTTGCTGAGGCCCTCGGGCGCTGGTGTAGTAAGTGTGATTATGGATAACAAACTAGGTAGGGAGTGCTGGCTTGATCTGCCTGAGAGACGGCAGCTCACAGCCCTGCCTGGTCTGAgccagggagctgcagagctcCTCCCTTGCCAGGCATGAAACCTAGGGCTGGTCGCTGGCAGGGTGCTCTCTTGAAAGGTAGCAGGCGTCTTTTTCCTTGAATCAAAGATATGAAAATCCAGACAGCATCTTCCAGCTTCACTGGGGTCAAATCTTAAACATGTCAGAGGATTCCTGGAGGCTGCCAGAACTCTGGGCACAGCAAGCTCTGTGATGGACCGTCCAAGCCTCAGGCACTGTAGTACTTGCGCAAGCCAGAACTAGGAGTTATCTTTGGGGAGCTCAAGGTTTCTTCCATCCTCCAATGCTGACCTGCTAGCTTTTGGTGGGTTTAAGGGTGGTTTGCAGTGTGGGGTGAGGGAAAGGAGATGGATTTCTTACATGGCTTTCAATAACAGAGCTGGTTAAAGATACTGAAGCATGTACTTACAACGATTCTGGTTGCTAAAAGTGCTTAAACTGCTttacaaaactaaaataaaatcctggTTTGAAATACAGTTGCTTTCTGTGTAATATTGTTCATCATACTCAATTATTACAAATActattttcccattttataagACAATTCAAAAAAAAGGTTGCCTTTGGAAGATTACCGTGTGAAGCCCATGGAGGCGCAAAAGAGCGTTGGGTTCCCTAGTGGCTGGCTGCGTTACGGCCAACTGAAGGGTGTTCCAGGGCTGCTGTGAATCTTGGAAAGAGTTTTCTGTGTTCATTATTTATCAGACACTGCAGGCATGCTTGGATTCTTCTGGGTCATGCTGCAGAGCTTGGCTTGGTAGCACTGGGTGCTGTAACGCTGCTCTGAGAGGCTGGGGGAACCGTTGACCTCACGAGGGTGCCCCTTCCTCAGCACCAAGAGGCTGGGCAGGCTTGTTGTGAAGTTGTTCTGCTCCTGACTCAGTCTGGGTGCAGGTTTTTCCCTGGCTGAGAGCAacgtgcgtgtgtgtgcgtgtgtgtaaTCTCTACAACTctgtgctttctgctgtgctgcaggtggCTGTTGTGGCTCTGATGTAAAGCAGTATGTATACGGAGGCTGGGCCTGGGCTTGGTGGTGCATTACTGACACCCAAAGGTAAGGAGACCCCTGTTATTTGTGGGTTTGGAGTAGGAGTTAGGCAAAGCCATCCCAGTGGGGCTGTCAGCAGTATCTTTAGGAACACGGGACTGGGCACTGCATATGAAACCATGGATGAGCATCAGCCCAGCCCGCTGCCTTTGGCTGTGACCAGCTCTTGGTCCTTTGAAGGAAGGCTGCCTTGCGTACAGCACTGTAAGTAGCTGGAAGGAGCAATATGTGCCCTGTGTCTTGAAGCATGGGGAACATAGGGTCCCTCACAACCACACAGCTTCTGGCTGTCCTCTGCTTTGAGTGGTGGGGGCTGAGGTTGTCCAGGGCCCTGCAGGAAGTAATCCTGTAATTTCAGGCTTACCTGACAGTAAACAATgatgtacaaaataaaaata encodes the following:
- the DHRS13 gene encoding dehydrogenase/reductase SDR family member 13 isoform X2 — its product is MGWTLLGAGLLLALYTLLRHGLRRSPQLRDRPELRGRTAIVTGGSSGIGAATALELARCGARVVLATRNAPRGEAAARRIRTETGNAEVLFMQLDLASLRSVRAFASAFLRQEPHLHLLINNAGVSVGGTTEDGFSLPFQVNHLGHFLLTQLLLERLQSCAPSRVVIVASHAHCAGRLRPNTLGRPPSGLFSAFQDYCDSKLANVLHARELATRLQGTQVTCYAVHPAELAPAWALPRREPGCSTAASPRPRVRQHGALPPHAALAEAALPAAGLALLPRRGRRRPDLPPLRHAGGPRAFQRTLLRRLPSAGTVAAGPR
- the DHRS13 gene encoding dehydrogenase/reductase SDR family member 13 isoform X3, whose translation is MGWTLLGAGLLLALYTLLRHGLRRSPQLRDRPELRGRTAIVTGGSSGIGAATALELARCGARVVLATRNAPRGEAAARRIRTETGNAEVLFMQLDLASLRSVRAFASAFLRQEPHLHLLINNAGVSVGGTTEDGFSLPFQVNHLGHFLLTQLLLERLQSCAPSRVVIVASHAHCAGRLRPNTLGRPPSGLFSAFQDYCDSKLANVLHARELATRLQGTQVTCYAVHPELAPAWALPRREPGCSTAASPRPRVRQHGALPPHAALAEAALPAAGLALLPRRGRRRPDLPPLRHAGGPRAFQRTLLRRLPSAGTVAAGPR
- the DHRS13 gene encoding dehydrogenase/reductase SDR family member 13 isoform X4, which produces MGWTLLGAGLLLALYTLLRHGLRRSPQLRDRPELRGRTAIVTGGSSGIGAATALELARCGARVVLATRNAPRGEAAARRIRTETGNAEVLFMQLDLASLRSVRAFASAFLRQEPHLHLLINNAGVSVGGTTEDGFSLPFQDYCDSKLANVLHARELATRLQGTQVTCYAVHPGFVNTELFRHTPLWLKPLFLPLAWLFFLDAAEGAQTSLHCATQEGLERFSGRYFADCRLQEPWPPARDDRLARALWEASERLVGLGGPGENPSPAPAAVIQ
- the DHRS13 gene encoding dehydrogenase/reductase SDR family member 13 isoform X1; amino-acid sequence: MGWTLLGAGLLLALYTLLRHGLRRSPQLRDRPELRGRTAIVTGGSSGIGAATALELARCGARVVLATRNAPRGEAAARRIRTETGNAEVLFMQLDLASLRSVRAFASAFLRQEPHLHLLINNAGVSVGGTTEDGFSLPFQVNHLGHFLLTQLLLERLQSCAPSRVVIVASHAHCAGRLRPNTLGRPPSGLFSAFQDYCDSKLANVLHARELATRLQGTQVTCYAVHPGFVNTELFRHTPLWLKPLFLPLAWLFFLDAAEGAQTSLHCATQEGLERFSGRYFADCRLQEPWPPARDDRLARALWEASERLVGLGGPGENPSPAPAAVIQ